The genome window CGCATGAGCCGCTGCCGCGTCGCCGCCGTTCATGACCACCCCGAACAGGGATGCCGCGCCGACATGGTCACGAGCCCAGATGGCGTGGTTCGGGTCACCCGCCATGGCGGGATAGAGCACACGGGACACCTCCGGCCGCGCGGCCAGCCACTTCGCAATCTCCAGCGCGGACCGGGCCTGTTCGGCATATCTCAAGGGCAGGGTTCGCAGGCCCCTGAGCGCCAGCCAGGCGTCGTCGGGCGACACGCACACGCCGATGTCCTCCACCGCTTCGGCCAAGGCGCTACAGACGTCGGGCCGGACGGCCGACACCGCGCCCAGCATCAGGTCGGAGTGACCGCCGACATATTTGGTCAGGGCCTGCACACTGACGTCCACCGCTTGCGCCAGGGGCTTGAACCCGAGCCCCGCCGCCCAGGTGTTGTCCGTCACCGTCAAAATGCCCCGCGAGCGGGCTTCGGCGGCCAGCGCAGGGACATCGATCATCTCGAAGGTCAGCGATGAAGGGGATTCGATCAGGATCAGCCGGGTACGCTCCCCGATGGACGCGGCGATTTCGGCGGCGGAGGCTTCGGCAGGATGGAACCGGGAGCTGATGCCCCGGGCGACCAGGTGACGGTTCAGGAAGCGTCGGACAGGGCCATAGACGGCATCCGTCGTCAGGATCTCGTCTCCCGGACGCGTCAGAGCCAGGAGTGGCAGGGTGACGGCCATCAGACCCGACGGTGCAAGCCAACAGTCGGACGCGCCTTCGAGGTCGGCGATCGCCCGTCGCAGCGCGGCCTGCGAGGCCGTGCCCTCGATTCCATAGAGTGGTCCCAGCGACCCGTCGCGCATGTCGCCGACGGAGTCGGACAGCAGGGTAGACGCCCGCTCTATGGGTGGATTGACCGGCCGACGGCCGCGGCCGCGTCGTGTGGCGGTCGCGATCAGTCGCGTGCGATCGGAAAGCGGTGCCACCGGCATCTCCAGGGTTGCGGAGGGATCGTCAA of Brevundimonas subvibrioides contains these proteins:
- the metC gene encoding cystathionine beta-lyase, producing MPVAPLSDRTRLIATATRRGRGRRPVNPPIERASTLLSDSVGDMRDGSLGPLYGIEGTASQAALRRAIADLEGASDCWLAPSGLMAVTLPLLALTRPGDEILTTDAVYGPVRRFLNRHLVARGISSRFHPAEASAAEIAASIGERTRLILIESPSSLTFEMIDVPALAAEARSRGILTVTDNTWAAGLGFKPLAQAVDVSVQALTKYVGGHSDLMLGAVSAVRPDVCSALAEAVEDIGVCVSPDDAWLALRGLRTLPLRYAEQARSALEIAKWLAARPEVSRVLYPAMAGDPNHAIWARDHVGAASLFGVVMNGGDAAAAHALLDRLTLFGLGYSWGGFESLITYETPQMAWRTAPPRLEGPLLRLHIGLEDPVELIADLDAALEGWRSA